The nucleotide sequence ctctacttaATGTCCTGATAACTTCTTTTGCTTAAAATTCATACATAAATTTCCaagtattgattgattaatataaaattcaagataCCATAAGGCAAAGTGGCACAAATGCAAAGGATGTGGGTTGGAATCCTGGTCCTGCTGGTGCAGCCTGTTTGGCCTTGaccaggtcacttaatctcttttgtcCTGAATGATTTCATACGTAAAATGACTCTTTTAGATGAGATGACCCTGAAGGTCctctttccagttccaaatctattaTTATAAGATTTTGATATGATTGATTGTACAAAAGTTCAATGATAGGAAGGAAAATCTAATCTATGATTTGTTACCAAAGACCATTAACAATGACAGAAGGTTAAAAGTAATTCAATAGTAtcttcacttttaaaatatttcattaaatgataACCTAGTAgttcatttgatcttttttttccacccttaccttctgtcttagaatcaatatttgttccaaggcagtagaTGCCTTGGAataccatctccaggcctgacttccTATCCACAGAGCCAACTATCTGCCCAGATCTTAACAACTTGTTTATACTAGACATATAAgccttttttttctagaaataaaattgataaacattACCATAATGTCTTGTAGATAGTGACTtcacttttattctttgttgGTTAGATGTGTTGACTGGACATGAAAGTGTTTCCATTGTTCTCAGTTgatttctcagatttatttgcTGGAAACATTGTCTTTGGCTGAAGTCTTGAAATATCTCACTGTTTCAAGGTTTTGAAATGCAATGCCCACAGTAAATACTCTTATTAGAGTTTCTGTTGTTCATAGATTGGCCACCCTTTAGGTCAATTTAACAATTAGGTACTTATTCACATTAATAAACAAAGTCACTGAAAGTGCTAAGTAATCATTCCCTGAAGTCTAATTATGTGCTTACCTATATACTTTCTTCAGAGGTTTCCTAGATTATGAATAGAAGGCAAAGGTTATTCCAAATTTCTTATTTTGCCTTCAAGACCActctcaaaggaaaaagaaagaacaaaacagaaCCTGTAACTAATGGGAATAAAAGTGCCAGGAAGTCATGAAATGAGAACTGGAATTCTCCACTCCAGTTACTTTTGGTTCTTTTATATATGTAGGCATGGGATTCATGAGTTCTGTACTTCTGTACTTTGAAAAGCGATATTGTGAATGAAAGCTTTGTCAAACTGAaaactttgcatttatttcttatttgagTCTATATGACTCCAGAGAGTATCTGTCAactctgaatgaaaaaaaaatcaagtaaccAAAATTGAACTCAAATATATAGTATCAGaagtttaattaaataaagaGCAAAATGTTTAAGctgaaaaattatcttttaaaaatctatattcttATATAAATGAGTTTACATACTGTACTTTCTTTttcatcaaaaataatttatcatcTTTGTAACTAAACCAACATAATAGAAATGAGTGCTTTGCACATATATAAGTCTGTGGCCAAGAAACCATTACACTGTAAAACAAACTCAAGCAATCAAAACAAAAAGACTATAGCACTGAATGTGACTCTAAATTTGAAATGACTCACAAATTAGTACTTTGAAGTTATCTAAAATTTGCATGTGTGACTGGTTATACAAAGTCGAATAAAAGCACATACAAATCCTTAACATGATCTTTTTAAGGCCAAGGAAACTCTTTCTTTAGTAAAAatgacatttattcattcaaatgaACATTTCTAGATTGTCTCACTGGCAATTCCAGACTTAATATTATTCTAGGAATTTATCAACTTTCTTGTGCTTTGATACTTTACTTGGTAAAGACAGGGATTGAATCCTTAAAATGACTACAGAGATCCAGCATTTGgttaataaatataaactttttgatgaaataatttcaatgtctttaaaaattacatatttttttcagagTGAAGAAATGGCACTAAAGTTTTGAGGTACAAACATAATACAGTATTTTCTGAAAAATCATTTCAGTTACTTCATCAGTACAAATAGATTAGACTGAGACCAAAAGAAGATGGTCAATGAGCTAAATCCAGctttcaaaatgagaaaaatattgacCTGGATGATACTTTGGAAGTAATATCATATTTTCAACAATATCAAATATTCCCTGACAGAAAAggacatgtttttaaaaagaatattctcCTAGTCATGTTGCATGGCTGAAAATCATGGAATACCAcaatctccaaagaatcaaaatttcaAGGGAGACAAAGAGCAGCTGAGAGAGAAATATGGTAGGCATGGGTAGATAGCAGCATTTTATTAGTGATTATATGAGTGCCAAAAATAGCATAAAATATATCATGGAGGAATCGTGATCAGAAACCATGATATGATAATgcagataaagaaagaaatatgaaaaagagtTTGCATGTGTTGCACAGGTACCCATAGAATGCTTACCATAGAAAAAGAGCTAAAGCAATTGAGTAGATTCTTCATGGAACATTTATGTGAGAATATTTACGTGAATGACACAGGATGAAAAAACATAGATACCCTAAAAACTTCACATTTTGAGGGTATACCTACATCAACGGGTCATAGATCCTTGCAAGTATTGGAAGATGGAATTAAAGATAGAATTACTTATGGATTGACTATGtcacaagaaataaaaagaatgactaTTTTAGACAGATAGAAGTAGAGTATATTATGAATTGCCTTGGCTTAATTTGATCTGTTTCCTAATTTGCTGAAGCATAACAACAGAAAAATGATAACAGATTGACGTGTTTCCAGGTTAAAGGATTGGttcaaagaagtctgaattttttaaaaaggtgcaCCTCAGTCATGGGAAGTGTTAAGTTAGGGGTGTTTTCTGAAAATTGGATGGTAAATTATTCTCAAGACAATGAGGAATGCAACTTTCcagaacaaataacaaaaaaaaatccctaaaggATCTAAATGGCACTTTCTGCATCTTGAATTCAGAATAAAGAGCTGCATTAAGTTACCTCCTTCTGTCActgaaatgataaagaaaagcaaaaaaaatacacTGTGATCCACCTTGCTCATATGCAGGTCAATGTAACCATCACCATCTAAACAAAATactgaagaattaaaagaaatggataataaGGAAAGGATTTATTTGAGATTTCAACACAGCAGCTAATTCTATTAAAAAGCCCAATAAAGTTAACAACTGAGAAGAATGCTATACAAAATAggacaaaaattaataaataggaaAAGAATGTATTTAGAGCTATATGATCCACAATGAATGGCCACATCGACTCTATTAAAAGAGCCTACAAAActgttaaaatatataatttttaagccTGTCTGgtacaagaaagaaagaaagaagccattggtcctattttttttttaataacaatgtGTGATGGGAGAACTTTAAACAGGTTAAAAAATGACAgcccaaaaatatatattacttctGTTATTGAAAAGTTAGAATTTGCCACCCCTAACATATTGAAGGAAAagatgagggaaaggaagaacaagaagagaaggaagaaaaggaagagaaggaatttaaaactataaaaatcaaCGTGCTACAACGTTGTTTCTATAAGCATGAGTGAGCTATAAAAGACTCACCTTGCCCAAAGGCTCCTTCTTTGTTTCCTGCTGATTTCTGTCTGAAGTTGGTGGACATGGAGGAAGGTTGGGGCTGAAGGCCATGAGATCGTTCTTGACTGTTCCTTCTCCAGAACAAACCATCTGCCGCCGCTGCTGGGAATACGACCAGCTCCCAGCCTCGTTCGAACACACCAGTGTGGGCTTCCCAGGCCCGTATATACCCGGCGTCGGTGTAGAGCATCGCAGCGCCACATATAGCAAAAGGCTCAGCACCAACAAACTAGATACAGAACAGATGGCTATGATTAAATACACGTTCACATTCACCAGGGATGTTCCCTTAACAATGGATGACGCCGCTGGCTGCCTGGCCACCCCAGAAGACGTCTGAAGGACCTGACCACTCTCCAAAAGTGACACGGTCACCGTAGCTGTCGCAGACATCGTGGGTTCCCCGTGGTCCTTTACTAGTATTAGCAGCATCTTCCGAGGGCCATCTGACTCCTCCAGGGCTCGCGTCGTGCTGATCTCGCCAGTGTACAGACCCACTCTGAAAGGGTTGCGCCCAACGCCCACCTCGGACAGCAGCTCATAAGACAGCCACGCATTGTAGCCAGAATCCGCATCCACAGCTCGAATCTTCGCCACTACATGGCCCACAGCTACCGATTGTGATACCAGCTCTGTCACTGGGCTAATGCCAGCGTAGGGCGGTAGCACAACAGGCGGATTGTCGTTCTCGTCCTGCACGAACACCTGCAGGCTCACGTTGCTGCCCAGAGGAGGAAAGCCTGAGTCGCGGGCGCTCACCTGGAATTGCAGCAGCTCCAGCTCCTCGTGGTCCAAGGGCTGCAGGGCGTACACTTTCCCGCTCTCCGAGTGCACTGACACATAACTCGACAGCGGACGCTCCCCTACCCTGCGCTCCACCAGCGAGTAAGACACCAAAGCGTTCTCCTGAGCATCAGGGTCCGAAGCGGACACAGTGAAGATATGACTTCCCGGTGAATTGTTCTCCTTCACAAATACGATGTATAAAGGCTGCTCGAAGGCAGGCGCGTTGTCATTCACGTCGCCAATGCCTACTGAAACGCTAGCGGTGGCCCGCAGAGCAGGACTCCCTCCATCCCTTGCAGTCACCACCAGTTCATAGGCGGGCACAATCTCGCGGTCCAAGGTACCGTCCAGCACTAGAGAGTAGTAATTCCTGAAAGTGGACACGAGCGTGAAGGGCACCGGGGGAGATAGAGAGCAAGTCACCTGTCCATTGGCTCCTGAATCAAAGTCAGACACGCTAATGAGGGCGATGACTGTGCCCGGTGGGGCGTCTTCGCGAACTGGCAGCGATAATGATGTCACAGTGACCTCTGGAGGGTTATCGTTGATGTCGAGTATCTCTACCAAAACCCTGCAGTGGCCCACCATGGGAGGGGTTCCCATATCAGTCGCCTCTACTTGGAGTTCATAGAATTTATTTTCCTCGAAATCCAAGTTTCCATTTACCCTAATTTCTCCTGTATTTTCATCTAATCTGAACAAGTAATTTCCCTTTGGTTTTATCGAACGCagtgaatattttaaaactttatttattcCTTCATCCCTATCTGTGGCATTGACCTTTACTATAAATGTGCCATTTGCTACATTTTCCAACAATTTTACCTTGTACTCTGACTGATCAAACTCAGGATCATTATCATTGACATCTAGCACCGAGATTCTTAATTGGACTGTACCTGTGAGCTCCGGTTTGCCCCCGTCAGTGGCGGTCAGTAACAGATTAATTTCTGGAGTATCTTCTCTGTCCAAAGATTTTCTTAACAAAAGTGACAAAGTTTTACTTTGTTCGCTATACGTTTGCGTTTCCAAAATGAAATACTCATTAGGGCTAAGCCCATAGGTCAAGACAGAGTTCACTCCTATATCCGCATCTGAGGCGCCCTCTAGCGGAAATCGAGAGTCTGGTTGTTTAGACTCAGAAATGAACAGCCTTTGTTCTGCAGCAGGAAACACTGGCGCATTATCGTTAATGTCCTTGATCTCCACCTCCACGTGGAAAACTTGCAGCGGTTTTTCCACGATCACCTCCAGGTGGATACTACAAACAGGACTGCGGCCGCACAGTTCCTCACGGTCGATCCGAGAATTCACAAATAAAATGCCGTTCTGCGCATTTACCTCCAAGTAGTCCCTGTGGCCCTTGGACACCACCCGGAAAAGCCTCGGAACAAGCTCCCCAGCCTCCAGACCCAGATCCTGCGCGATTCGCCCCACAAACGTTCCGTGTTTCGCTTCTTCTGGCACCGAGTAATGGATCTGGCCTCTCCCCATCTCCCAGGATGTATGGAGTAAAAATGAGAGGAGCAGCTGCCGGAATCTCAGATCGCCTCCCCCGGAAAATCCCATTGTAAACACACAATGTATCTGATTCTCTCCTCCGTGATTTGCAGTTTATAAAGAGATCAAATTTTTTGGAAGAGAAATCCAGAGCCTGCTTGTTTTCTgtggtatgggttttaaaaacaTGGATGCTGGCGAAGTCTCAATGCAGGGTCCTTTAAACGGAAAGAAGAGCAGTGATTTCATGCCTGAAGGATTTGTTTTATTGAGCCAACAGCGTCACCATGTGGTAATTTGGGTAAGTCTGAAATTTAGTCTATTGTGTCGCATCGATTGTATCTTTGTTCCAACTTGTCTTTGTGCCTCTTAGTTCctctttcttttagttttttttttttattttactcattaATATATCATTTCTGAATCATGGCACGACAAAAAAGACAGCTTAATGGCGCTTACACATTCCTTTTTAATGAAAATCAAGTAGGTACTAAAACGAGTATTTTTCCTCCTTCAAGTACGTAGTTAACATTgattccattattttcatttgaaaagaaaGTCGCAAGAATTTTCTCTCCTCCATATTCTTCCAGAAAGAAAGTATTACCCAATAAGTTTGAAGAGAACTGGTACCttgtctttttaatattttcaatgcCTCTACCTTCCCAAAAACACAGTAGCACATAATATACAACAAATGAATGTTTGTTGCATTTATTGAAAAGCAAAGCATTGATGAAATATGTAGCAGTATGTACCCTTACGACCTTTTTCCTTTGCCTAATTTTGCAAGATTGTTCCCATATTTATAATCTTGAAAGCAGCATAATGAGGACAAATCGGTTTCATTTAATGTGCCTGACAGATGAACTGTTAATAAAATTAGTCTACATAACTATCtgttaaaaagaaaccaaatccATCAAAAGTGCCAGAGCTTTACTGAAcatgaaagaatatttttgttctgtttttaaattaAGCTTTCTTGAGTGAAATAACCCCCTCCAAAGTCCAAAATTTTAAAGTGCCCGATCCTATCatgaaaaatgaagtaattgggtttttttttctgaatgaagTATATGTAACCTCTAGTCAAGTGCAATTATTTGAGTGATTTCATTGTATTGAACATACATGTGGGGATGTTCTCCACCTTAATATACATAGCAGCATCTCACATGTTATCTATAAACTTACAAAATCACCTGGAAATACAGTTTGATTTTCCAGTGATGATATGACCAACATGTATCAGAGATACAGAATGAACCTACCTCTTCAGACTCCATAGTTGGACTTCTAGTTagtattacataataataaatagttcaattgtttttcaattttgtccaactcttcaggaatccatttgggattttcttggcaaagatactgaagtggtttatacatgaggaaactaaggcaaacttaagtgacttgcccagggttacatagctaggaatcctctgaggttagatttgaactcatcccGACTCTAAGACCACACTTTAATatactgcatcatctagctgcccagctaaataaaatacaagtccatttaaaaaaggaattaaatatgAAGATTTTAACATTTCAATGAAAATTTTACTGGAGAATGAATGAAGATTTCTTCCATCATGCTGTAAATACTAAAAAGGGACTAGGCTCCCAgggagctttttttttctttcctggcaCACTTCATGCTTAGTGAACTAAGTTGGCATAGAGTTAGCTCACTAATAGACTTATTGTTAAAGAATAATGTTTAGTTCCTAAGTATAAAGAATAATGTTTAGTTCCTAagtataaataagtataaatagtAAACAGTTGCTAGAGTATGAGAGTTTTTAAAAGTCACAAAGCATGGTAATCCTAAGAAAAGCACTTTTTTCCAGAGCACTTCAAAGTTGCAAAAATCTTTACATATTTTCTTTGCTATATACTCATCCTCAAAAAAGTGATATTATTACAAAATTTTACTATACACAAACACtcataacttttttattttaagaaatgacagAATTTTTCATTGTTCTATTCAGTATAAAGATTTTCTAATAAATTCTTTCTAGCTAGATTTCTAGACTCATTAAATTGAACTGAGCAATTTGCAGATGACTAAGATAATTAAAGTTCTGGAGATGATTTAATGGAATTGGAATTGCTTACCTTAAAGGCAGAACAGTTTATTTGAACATTATAGCTTTCTCATGAACTTGTAGAGTTCACGTAGAAGAAGAATTCAACTTATGCTTAATTTCAAAAAGCAGAGACTTGGGAGTAATGACTGGAAATTGCAGAGAATATGGGGGAACTTCCTAATAACCCAGAAGTGAAATGGAGTCTCTCAGAATGTAGAGTGTTCCCCCTCATAAGAGGTGTTCAACAATAAGCTAAATAGTTACTTCTTGAGAATGTCATAGAAAAGATCTGTGCCTTCCCAATGTTTGAATTCCATATTCCGTAAGGTCCTGTCCAATTAtgagaatataaaattttataaaatgcagTATATGTTTTAAGAGATTCACAGCACCATTCAGGTTACAAATCTATTCAAGGAGCTCCTGAATTTGAAGGTGGAGGGgtagaaagccagagggaagcTATGAACTGTATTTCAAGTACACTGATAACATGCCAGGAAGACTATCCAGGAGAAAAAGACAACTTGAAATTATGACaaatatgttgttattattgaAAGGCAATACTGAATTTAAGATCCACCTATTTAAACCTAGTCAAATTGTAAACAAAAAAGgcccttcaaaaaagaaaagtgatcTCACCATTCTACCAAGATAACCAAAATAATGCAGTTTATAGCTATTATGAAAAAACAAACTCCACCTGACCCAAGCTAGTATTGTGACAACacacaaaatatttcaaataaccCACCTTGTCAGAGGAATTTGCACTTGCTTCCTTCTGTTCCCCTTTATGCACAGAGCCAGGACAAGGAGGAAAGTTGGGGCTAAAAGCCATAAGGTCGTTCTTGGGTGCGCCTTCTCCAGATAAACCTTTCTGGCGCCGCTGCTGGGAATTCGACCAGCTTTCCATCCCACTAGAGCACACCATTGTGGGATTCCCATTCCTGTACTCACCCCTTTGGGGTGCTGCACACCGAAGCAATACATATAGCAGAAGGCTAAGCACTAAGAGGCTGGATACAGAGCAGATAGCAATGATCAAATATACGTTCACATCTACCAAAATTGCCTCCTTTCCTGAGCCTGCAGAACTAGTAGACCTGGATGCTCCAGAAAAAGTCCTCGAGGATAATCCACTTTCCACTACAGACACGATCACAGTGGCTGTGACAGACAACATAGGTTCACCATGGTCTTTCACCAGCACCAGCAATGTTTGCTTTCCTGAATCTGATTCCTCTAGATCTCGAGTGGTGCTGATTTCTCCAGTGTACAGACCCACTCGAAAAGGGCTAAGCCCAACGCCCATTTTGGGCAACAGCTCATAAGATAACCACGCATTGTAGCCTGAATCCGCGTCCACAGCCCGAATCTTTGCCACCACGTGTCCTGCAGCTACAGACTGTGACACCAGCTCGTTCACTGGGCCCCCACTTGCCCCAGAACCCGCATGAGAGGGTAGCACCGATGGTGTGTTGTCGTTTTCATCCAGCACAAATACTTGGAGGCTCACATTGCTGCCTAGAGGAGGAAACCCCGCATCTCTGGCGCTCACTTGAAACTGAAGCAGTTCTAGTTCTTCATGGTCTAAGGGTTGTAACGCGTACACTTTGCCGCTCTCCGAATGCACAGATACATAGCTTGACAGAGGTCGTTCCCCTACTCTCCGTTCCACCAGGGAGTAAGACACAAGCGCGTTCTCCTGAGAATCCGAATCAGAAGCAGATACTGTGAAGATGTGACAGCCTGGCGGGTTGTTCTCCTTCACAAATACGGTGTACACAGGTTGCTCGAAGGCCGGTGCGTTGTCGTTCACATCGCCAATGCCCACAGATACCCTGGCAGCGCTTCGCAGTGCTGGCATCCCACTATCCCTCGCAGTTACCACAAGCTCATAGGCTGGCACGCTTTCCCGGTCTATGGGACCTTCCAAAACGAGAGAGTAGTAATTCTTAAAGGTGGACACCAATTTGAATGGTCCCTCGGGCAAGAGagagcaagtcacttgcccattAGGGCCTGAGTCTCTGTCGGACACGCTGATGAGAGCTATGACAGTTCCTGGTGGGGCATCCTCTCTGACCGGCAATGACAAGGATGTCACCACTATTTCAGGGGTATTATCATTGATGTCCAGAATTTCCACCAGGACCCTGCAATGACCAACCAAATGGGGAGTCCCTTTGTCAGTAGCTTCTACCTGAATTTTGTATAATTTAATTTCCTCGAAATCAACATACCCCTTTACTTTTATAATTCCACTTACTGGGTCTATATGGAACTTGGCCTCTACATCTGGAGAAATATCACTTGTGAATGAATAAGTAATTTGACAGTTTGATCCTTCATCTAAATCTGTAGCATTTAGTTGAATTACGGGCGTTCCGTTAGCTGCATTTTCTTCCAGTTTCACCTTATAGAGTGTTTTGTCAAATTCCGGGGCATTATCATTGACATCCAGAACAGTGATCAGCAGCTGAACTGTTCCACTTAGTTCTGGTTTGCCCCCATCCGTGACTGTAAGCAATAAGTGAAGTTCTGGTGTTTCTTCTCTGTCTAGGTGTTTTTTTAATACAAGTTTAATTTCCTCCTCGTTATTTTTTATATCTAGAATGAAATACTCATTAGGACTGAGTCTGTAAGTTAAGAGAGAGTTCGCTCCGATATCTGCGTCGGACGCGCCCTCTAGAGGAAATTGAGAGTCAAGCAACCTCGATTCGGCAATAATCAGATTCTTTTGTGTTACGGAGAACACTGGCGGATTGTCATTAATGTCCTTGATCTCCACCTCCACATGGAAAACCTGAAGTGGCTTGTCCACGATCACCTCCAGATGGATGCTACAAACAGGGCTGCGGCCGCACAGTTCCTCACGGTCGATCCGAGAATTCACGAACAAAATGCCGTTCTGCACATTTACCTCCAAGTAGTCCCTTCGGCCCTTGGACACCACCCGGAACAGCCTCGGAACAAGCTCCCCGACCTCCAGACCCAGATCTTGCGCGATTCGCCCCACAAACGTACCGTGTTTCGCTTCCTCTGGAACCGAATAATGGACTTGGCCGTTCCCCACCTTCCAGGCTGCGTGGAGAATAAATGAGAGGAGCAACTGCCAGGTTACCAGGCCTTTTCTCTCGCTAAACACCATCGCAAATATTTGGTGAAATGTTCCAATTTTCGAATCACGATTCGGAATAAAAATAGCTCTCGTCTTCTTCTCTTGGATAAAAACAGATCATGATGCATACGCCATGGCGAGATGTCATCCGCTTACAAACCCCAAAGCATTTCCAGGGCCAGAGGGAAAAAGAACTTTCCTTTGAGCTTGCTTGGATAACATTTCGTGGCAAACAGCGACATCATGTGGACCAAAGAGTAAGTAGGAAGTCATCCTTAACTAATTCATGAAAGGAATGAATTTATTCTCTGAACTTATTTTCCGCAATTCATTCTTCGTGAGAGCATTGAACCATACCTTGAGGTAAGAAATATTGTATTTCCTACtgattttaaagttaattttctttcttcacttcaATTATCTCTTATCTTGTGAGTAGGAGTATATCCTCCACTGGGGCAAATAGAAACTCTTCTATTACTTTGCACATGACAGAACTTCTGTTACCAAAAATTTCATTATTCTGAGACCAATGATTACTAGCCTTCGAAAATTTATCTGAGCTTTCTCCTAGGACAATAGGCATGCAGTCTATTTCCATCAACTGTTCCATTACATAATAGAACCTGCCAGATCTTAAGCTTTTCAGGCATGACCACTGAGAAACAAGTCTAGTCCATAGCACAGTAAGGGAAAAGGCAATgtagttttattctttctttgaaaagtAGTATGAACCAGTTTTAAATATTAAGCCCTTATTTCAATTTGcaaaaatattatcaatattgTGGATATGGAAAATTAATGTGGTTTGGAACAGTAGACAGAAAGTATAATTTACCggggaaagtaatgaatttgatttttaatttttaattttttttaaattttaaacccttaacttctgtgtattgacttataggtggaagaatggtaagggtaggcaatgggggtcaagtgacttgcccagggtcacacagctgggaagtgtctgaggccagatttgaacctaggacctcccgtctctaggcctggctctcaatccactgagctacccagctgcccctgaaagtaATGAATTTGAGAGACAAAAGACTTGTTTGGGGATCCTGCTCTGTTCTTACTTTGTGAGGTTACATAAAACTTCAgattcttcatgtataaaatggagataataactagTTCAATTTGTCATGAACTCATtagatataaaatgttttgtaaaccacaaagtgctaaagaaatgttcattattagttataattattattgacaAATATTCTACCTCCAATTTATTCCTGCCCTCTCCCCTTGAAACACAATatccttgtttaaaaaaaagattagtagatattaaagaaaagggaaggagatcaaTGACACCTGGAGAAGAATCAAAATAATTGTAATACTACTGGAAGGTAAAAGAACAATCCTAAGGAGTATTCTGTCCAGAACAAATGCTTCCCAATATTTCTATTTGAGGTATCTATCATTTTATATGAGAGTATCagtttttgtgaaaaaaaaatcataggttCCACATCTCCTAGTACACTCAAAATCTGTATCGTTAAGATTCCATTTCCATAACAAGTCCTGATTAAATGATCAttcaagaaaaacagaagaaatcacAAACTACAGACATATTTCAACTTTATCACCTCAataaaaaactttctaaaaataatttacacaTGCATCAAAAGTTtcactaataaaaaataaagaatagagaGACTTTCACAGATGATTTTGTACGCTAAACCATATCTTCAGAGGCATAGAGAATATGAAATTCAACTGTGtttattggtttttttaattgacttaaaagagaaaaaaaattttaggatTATCTCCAagaagttgttttcattttgtacATTCATTTCATATAAGATGCCATGATGGATATATATCACAGTGATGACTGTTCAACCTCTAATCGACTAATTTAATCAATGAACACTCTTGTCAAAGATCTTCACCATAATGATAAAAGATGTTCTACTCAGagttcaaatggaaaaagaatttccTATAGATAAGCAGATGTTGAAATGCTGAGCACATAAAATTCTCATTTATGAGACCCAAAGTCACTCGAAGGGGATCAACCTAACAATCCATATAAGAAAACTTAAATGGATTTAAAATATCTATCACTCAAACTATGGCATGCAGTTAAATGAGCAGTCCATTGGGTTTATTTATAGGTTCATTCATCTTGGACAGATTCTGCAGTTAGACAAGCTGAATccagaatttaaaataattttgtaagcAGATATCTTCTTCTGCttatagattttcttttattatatttcttttattattattataggtaTATGCATTAGTATTACCTATAGTGTAGAGATCAGAGAGGAACTGGAATATGATCATCTGATTTCACCTAATCTTGGCCATAATCTTCCGAAGACAGATATTTTGTCTTCAGTCATTTTTGTATCCCTGTCTCTTCTTCGCGTATAACTTTTATTCATAGTAGGCActcaagcacttaataaagaAATTCTGAATGGATTATAGAGTTTTCAATT is from Gracilinanus agilis isolate LMUSP501 chromosome 2, AgileGrace, whole genome shotgun sequence and encodes:
- the LOC123237547 gene encoding protocadherin alpha-11-like; protein product: MGFSGGGDLRFRQLLLSFLLHTSWEMGRGQIHYSVPEEAKHGTFVGRIAQDLGLEAGELVPRLFRVVSKGHRDYLEVNAQNGILFVNSRIDREELCGRSPVCSIHLEVIVEKPLQVFHVEVEIKDINDNAPVFPAAEQRLFISESKQPDSRFPLEGASDADIGVNSVLTYGLSPNEYFILETQTYSEQSKTLSLLLRKSLDREDTPEINLLLTATDGGKPELTGTVQLRISVLDVNDNDPEFDQSEYKVKLLENVANGTFIVKVNATDRDEGINKVLKYSLRSIKPKGNYLFRLDENTGEIRVNGNLDFEENKFYELQVEATDMGTPPMVGHCRVLVEILDINDNPPEVTVTSLSLPVREDAPPGTVIALISVSDFDSGANGQVTCSLSPPVPFTLVSTFRNYYSLVLDGTLDREIVPAYELVVTARDGGSPALRATASVSVGIGDVNDNAPAFEQPLYIVFVKENNSPGSHIFTVSASDPDAQENALVSYSLVERRVGERPLSSYVSVHSESGKVYALQPLDHEELELLQFQVSARDSGFPPLGSNVSLQVFVQDENDNPPVVLPPYAGISPVTELVSQSVAVGHVVAKIRAVDADSGYNAWLSYELLSEVGVGRNPFRVGLYTGEISTTRALEESDGPRKMLLILVKDHGEPTMSATATVTVSLLESGQVLQTSSGVARQPAASSIVKGTSLVNVNVYLIIAICSVSSLLVLSLLLYVALRCSTPTPGIYGPGKPTLVCSNEAGSWSYSQQRRQMVCSGEGTVKNDLMAFSPNLPPCPPTSDRNQQETKKEPLGKVSLL
- the LOC123233850 gene encoding protocadherin alpha-9-like yields the protein MVFSERKGLVTWQLLLSFILHAAWKVGNGQVHYSVPEEAKHGTFVGRIAQDLGLEVGELVPRLFRVVSKGRRDYLEVNVQNGILFVNSRIDREELCGRSPVCSIHLEVIVDKPLQVFHVEVEIKDINDNPPVFSVTQKNLIIAESRLLDSQFPLEGASDADIGANSLLTYRLSPNEYFILDIKNNEEEIKLVLKKHLDREETPELHLLLTVTDGGKPELSGTVQLLITVLDVNDNAPEFDKTLYKVKLEENAANGTPVIQLNATDLDEGSNCQITYSFTSDISPDVEAKFHIDPVSGIIKVKGYVDFEEIKLYKIQVEATDKGTPHLVGHCRVLVEILDINDNTPEIVVTSLSLPVREDAPPGTVIALISVSDRDSGPNGQVTCSLLPEGPFKLVSTFKNYYSLVLEGPIDRESVPAYELVVTARDSGMPALRSAARVSVGIGDVNDNAPAFEQPVYTVFVKENNPPGCHIFTVSASDSDSQENALVSYSLVERRVGERPLSSYVSVHSESGKVYALQPLDHEELELLQFQVSARDAGFPPLGSNVSLQVFVLDENDNTPSVLPSHAGSGASGGPVNELVSQSVAAGHVVAKIRAVDADSGYNAWLSYELLPKMGVGLSPFRVGLYTGEISTTRDLEESDSGKQTLLVLVKDHGEPMLSVTATVIVSVVESGLSSRTFSGASRSTSSAGSGKEAILVDVNVYLIIAICSVSSLLVLSLLLYVLLRCAAPQRGEYRNGNPTMVCSSGMESWSNSQQRRQKGLSGEGAPKNDLMAFSPNFPPCPGSVHKGEQKEASANSSDKVGYLKYFVCCHNTSLGQVEFVFS